One Podarcis muralis chromosome 1, rPodMur119.hap1.1, whole genome shotgun sequence genomic window carries:
- the MAPK1IP1L gene encoding MAPK-interacting and spindle-stabilizing protein-like — protein MSAADDFSLADALPDTSPAKNASLGNTKPTQQPGQPPQAWPASNPWNNPPSAPPAAMSGLPPSTSTSNVPFGPPPTGMYPSLPPGAPAPFPPPGSACPPPGTPYPPPGPAPPGQYPPPNMSFPELPRPYGGPAEPAAPPAAAVGPWGSMSAGGGWGPAVGGQYPAPSVPYPPPGPYSTPTQAPGAAPTVPWGAVPPGPWGPSPPAPFPPPTGSYPAPGLYPTPPNPYQVPPAPAGAPSMPGGLHPYR, from the exons GGATGCTCTCCCGGACACGTCTCCTGCCAAGAACGCCTccttgggcaacacaaaacctaCTCAGCAACCCGGCCAGCCCCCCCAAGCCTGGCCCGCTTCCAACCCCTGGAACAACCCGCCGAGCGCTCCCCCCGCGGCAATGTCGGGGCTGCCTCCCAGCACGTCCACCTCCAACGTCCCTTTTGGACCCCCTCCCACGGGAATgtacccttccctcccccccggAGCCCCTGCCCCCTTCCCACCTCCTGGGTCGGCTTGCCCCCCTCCCGGCACCCCTTACCCGCCCCCGGGCCCTGCCCCACCCGGCCAGTACCCTCCTCCAAACATGTCCTTCCCAGAACTCCCCAGGCCCTACGGGGGCCCAGCAGAGCCGGCCGCGCCCCCTGCTGCCGCCGTCGGGCCGTGGGGGTCCATGTCTGCCGGAGGAGGGTGGGGACCCGCTGTGGGGGGCCAGTACCCTGCGCCTAGTGTGCCGTACCCACCCCCAGGGCCGTATTCCACTCCCACCCAGGCACCAGGGGCCGCTCCTACAGTGCCGTGGGGCGCCGTCCCCCCCGGACCATGGGGGCCTTCGCCACCAGCCCCATTTCCCCCGCCCACAGGGTCCTATCCGGCTCCAGGACTGTACCCAACGCCGCCGAATCCTTACCAAGTGCCACCTGCGCCCGCTGGAGCTCCGTCCATGCCGGGGGGCCTTCAT CCTTACCGTTGA